A region from the Sphingomonas sp. S2-65 genome encodes:
- a CDS encoding SDR family NAD(P)-dependent oxidoreductase: MPTVLVTGATAGIGAATVRAFVAAGWHVIATGRRKDRLDSLTTIISENRIHPLAFDVRDEAALDEALASLPEPFRDIDLLVNNAGLALGTEPAQDAKRSNWQTMIDTNISALVTVTHKLLPQLVARKGGIINLSSVAASYPYGGGNVYGATKAFVRQFSLNLRTDLLGTGVRVTSIEPGMVETEFTLVRTGSQEASDKLYGGVNPMTAEDIAKTILWVAEQPAHLNINTLELMPVNQAFAGFAVHRDS; the protein is encoded by the coding sequence ATGCCGACAGTTTTGGTGACCGGCGCGACCGCGGGAATCGGCGCGGCGACGGTCCGTGCGTTCGTGGCCGCGGGCTGGCATGTGATCGCCACCGGCCGCCGGAAGGACCGGCTCGACTCGCTGACGACGATCATCAGCGAGAACCGCATTCATCCCCTCGCCTTCGACGTGCGCGACGAAGCGGCGCTGGATGAGGCGCTCGCTTCGCTGCCCGAGCCGTTTCGCGACATCGACTTGCTGGTCAACAATGCCGGGCTGGCGCTGGGCACCGAGCCTGCACAGGACGCTAAGCGGTCCAACTGGCAGACGATGATCGACACCAATATCAGTGCGCTGGTGACGGTTACCCACAAGCTCCTGCCGCAGCTGGTGGCGCGCAAGGGCGGGATCATCAACCTGTCGTCGGTGGCGGCGAGCTACCCCTATGGCGGCGGCAATGTGTACGGCGCGACCAAGGCGTTCGTGCGCCAGTTCAGCCTGAACCTGCGGACCGACCTGCTTGGCACCGGCGTCCGCGTGACGTCGATCGAGCCAGGCATGGTCGAGACCGAGTTCACGCTGGTGCGTACCGGCAGCCAGGAAGCGTCGGACAAGCTGTATGGCGGGGTGAACCCAATGACTGCGGAGGACATTGCCAAGACGATCCTGTGGGTGGCCGAGCAGCCTGCGCACCTCAACATCAACACGCTGGAGCTGATGCCGGTGAACCAGGCGTTTGCGGGCTTCGCAGTGCACCGCGATAGCTGA
- a CDS encoding SulP family inorganic anion transporter encodes MTDTLSPARAEWLPSGVQARRDILAGIVVALALIPEAIGFSIISGVDPRVGLYASVAIAIVISFLGGRPGMISAATAAVAVVVTPLVRDHGVDYLFAATILMGVIQIAAGLLRLDLLMQFVSRSVITGFVNALAILIFLAQVPQLIGVSWHSYAMIAAGLAIIYLVPRVTKAVPSPLVAILALAAISIGMGLPVRTVGDMGQLPQGLPSLALPHVPLTLETLRIILPFSLTMAAVGLLESLLTAQIVDDMTDTDSDKRRECMGQGGANMVAALIGGMGGCAMIGQSVINVTSGGRARLSTFTAGAFLMFLLAVLGPWVGQIPMPALVAVMIMVSIGTFSWNSILNLRRHPPTSSVVMLVTVGVVVATRDLAEGVLAGVLLSGIFFAGKVRRMFAVERDISEDGGTVTYRVTGEIFFASVDRFTRAFQGEAGARVLIDVSDAHFWDISGVGALDKIIARLRRDGSEVEVTGYNRASRDIVDRFALHDKTGVEMGVVPH; translated from the coding sequence ATGACCGATACGCTGTCGCCCGCCCGCGCAGAATGGCTTCCGAGCGGCGTTCAGGCGCGCCGCGACATCCTGGCGGGCATCGTCGTCGCGCTAGCGCTGATCCCCGAGGCGATCGGCTTCTCGATCATCTCCGGCGTCGATCCGCGCGTCGGGCTCTACGCCTCGGTGGCAATCGCGATCGTCATCTCCTTCCTAGGCGGGCGACCCGGGATGATCTCGGCAGCAACCGCCGCAGTGGCAGTGGTGGTGACCCCGCTGGTGCGTGACCACGGCGTCGATTATCTGTTCGCCGCGACGATCCTCATGGGGGTGATCCAGATCGCGGCCGGGCTGCTGCGGCTCGACCTGCTGATGCAGTTCGTGTCGCGATCGGTGATCACCGGCTTCGTCAACGCGCTCGCCATTCTGATCTTCCTCGCGCAGGTGCCGCAGCTGATCGGCGTGAGCTGGCACAGCTATGCCATGATCGCGGCGGGGCTGGCGATCATCTACCTGGTGCCGCGGGTGACCAAGGCGGTACCCTCGCCGCTGGTGGCGATCCTGGCGCTGGCGGCGATCAGCATCGGCATGGGCCTGCCGGTGCGGACCGTCGGAGACATGGGACAGCTCCCCCAGGGACTGCCCAGCCTGGCACTGCCGCACGTGCCGCTGACGCTCGAGACGCTGCGGATCATCCTTCCCTTTTCGCTCACGATGGCAGCCGTGGGCCTGCTCGAGTCGCTGCTGACCGCGCAGATCGTCGACGACATGACCGACACCGACAGCGACAAGCGCCGCGAGTGCATGGGCCAGGGCGGCGCCAACATGGTCGCGGCGCTCATTGGCGGAATGGGCGGCTGTGCGATGATCGGCCAGTCGGTGATCAACGTGACTTCGGGCGGGCGGGCGCGGCTCTCGACCTTTACCGCCGGTGCGTTCCTGATGTTCCTGCTGGCGGTGCTCGGCCCCTGGGTCGGGCAGATCCCGATGCCGGCGCTGGTCGCGGTGATGATCATGGTGTCGATCGGCACCTTCAGCTGGAACTCGATCCTCAATCTGCGCCGCCACCCGCCGACATCGTCGGTCGTGATGCTGGTGACAGTAGGAGTGGTGGTCGCGACGCGCGACCTGGCAGAGGGCGTGCTTGCGGGGGTGCTGCTGTCGGGGATCTTCTTTGCCGGCAAGGTGCGGCGGATGTTCGCGGTCGAGCGTGACATCAGCGAGGACGGCGGGACGGTGACGTATCGCGTCACCGGCGAGATCTTCTTCGCCTCGGTCGACCGCTTCACCCGCGCGTTTCAGGGCGAGGCCGGTGCGCGCGTCCTGATCGACGTGTCGGATGCGCATTTCTGGGACATCTCCGGCGTGGGCGCGCTCGACAAGATCATCGCCAGGCTGCGGCGCGACGGCAGCGAGGTCGAAGTGACCGGATATAACCGCGCCAGCCGCGACATCGTCGATCGCTTTGCCCTGCACGACAAAACCGGCGTCGAAATGGGTGTGGTGCCGCACTGA